In Dioscorea cayenensis subsp. rotundata cultivar TDr96_F1 chromosome 11, TDr96_F1_v2_PseudoChromosome.rev07_lg8_w22 25.fasta, whole genome shotgun sequence, a single genomic region encodes these proteins:
- the LOC120272225 gene encoding LOW QUALITY PROTEIN: uncharacterized protein LOC120272225 (The sequence of the model RefSeq protein was modified relative to this genomic sequence to represent the inferred CDS: deleted 2 bases in 1 codon) → ITFLYCHFLFHNQTDSFCYTYPELIIFWNSYRHVNNHFVDDELERDMELAEQIALAPPSPIQMAGSWTLKIGKNVYLSLSQEIQMLNEFAACYSQVEGVTPESGTLRLKAHDYGEPLHLQLGISSLVSLQIKSTFYKVEGGLMTLLRRCLELEKGSSKSIITGHIDHYQSLKSEDRGWGCGWRNIQMLSSHLLMQNQEVRDVMFGGCGFVPDIPSLQRWLEIAWRKGFDSDGSETFCNKIYGTTKWIGTTECAALLRSFGLRARVVDFDSLSSPSPSLSNESWCGKDGNHQHPRDKRKAKQVYGPLDKFLIQRKLSASSVGVLSCESSQHVLHAGTLIDDDCNQYNGEIKSHHILVDWVWNYFNSGLSNARNDSKGVFVSERTPLYFQSNGHSRTIIGIQRHKGLRDLQDQYFLLVLDPSERTEDLERSLQASSGWQRLIKRGVHTLRKPQYQLCYVDHGIAHKEEMEQLKVIHSILIKF, encoded by the exons ATTACCTTTCTCTATTGCCACTTTCTATTTCATAACCAGACCGATTCATTTTGTTATACCTATCCagagttaattattttttggaacTCCTACAGGCATGTAAACAATCACTTTGTAGATGATGAACTTGAGCGGGACATGGAACTAGCAGAACAAATTGCATTAGCTCCACCCAGTCCTATACAAATGGCTGGCTCGTG GACtttaaaaatagggaaaaatgTTTATTTAAGCTTGAGTCAGGAAATACAGATGTTAAATG AATTTGCCGCATGCTATTCCCAGGTTGAAGGAGTGACTCCTGAATCCGGCACTTTGAGGTTGAAGGCACATGATTATGGGGAACCTCTTCATCTACAGCTGGGCATATCTTCATTAGTTTCCTTGCAAATTAAAAGCACATTTTATAAAGTTGAAGGTGGTCTAATGACTTTATTGAGGAGGTGTCTGGAATTGGAAAAGGGTAGTTCAAAAAGTATCATAACAGGCCACATTGACCATTATCAGAGTTTGAAATCTGAAGATCGTGGATGGGGTTGTGGATGGCGCAATATTCAAATGTTAAGCTCCCACCTTTTGATGCAGAATCAAGAAGTGAGGGATGTTATGTTTGGAGGGTGTGGATTTGTTCCTGATATTCCATCACTCCAGAGGTGGCTGGAGATTGCTTGGAGAAAAGGTTTTGATTCAGATGGTTCAGAAAcattttgtaataaaatttatgGCACTACGAAATGGATTGGAACCACTGAGTGTGCTGCACTCCTTCGTTCTTTTGGCCTTAGAGCAAGAGTTGTAGATTTTGATAGTTTGTCATCTCCATCACCATCGTTGTCCAAT GAATCTTGGTGCGGAAAGGACGGAAATCATCAACACCCCAGAGATAAAAGGAAAGCAAAACAGGTTTATGGGCCACTTGACAAGTTTCTTATTCAAAGGAAGCTTAGTGCTTCTTCAGTGGGTGTCTTGTCATGTGAAAGTTCTCAGCATGTGCTTCATGCTGGTACCTTGATAGATGATGACTGCAATCAATATAATGGGGAGATTAAGAGCCATCATATCCTTGTTGATTGGGTCTGGAACTATTTTAACAGTGGACTTTCCAATGCACGTAATGATTCTAAAGGTGTTTTTGTCAGTGAAAGAAC TCCTTTATACTTTCAATCCAATGGTCATTCAAGAACCATCATTGGAATCCAACGGCACAAGGGATTGCGAGACTTGCaagatcaatattttcttttggttctcGATCCTTCTGAG AGAACAGAAGATTTGGAAAGGTCTCTCCAAGCTAGCAGTGGATGGCAAAGGTTGATAAAAAGAGGGGTGCATACCTTGAGAAAGCCACAGTACCAG CTGTGTTATGTTGATCATGGAATTGCCCATAAAGAGGAGATGGAGCAGCTCAAGGTTATTCATAGCATCTTAATTAAATTCTAA